GGCGTAGACCTGGAACTCGCGCTCGATGCCGCGCAGCATCGCCGCGTGAACCTCGGGCTCCAGCGCCTTGCCGCGCAACAGCTCGGCCGTCCTGGCGTCGTCCACCACCGCCGCGGTGACGAAGATCGACTGCGAGTCAGCCAGGCCCTGCACGCGCGAGGCTATGTTGACGGTCTGGCCGAAATAGTCCTGCCGCTCGTTCATGGCCACCGCGATGCAGGGTCCCTCGTGGACGCCGATCTTCAGGAGCAGATCCTCGCTTCCGTTCTCCGCATTCAGCCGCCGCATCGCCTCGCGCATGCGCAACGCCGCGGCGACGGCGCGGTCCGGCGTCGGGAAGGTCGCCATCACCGCGTCGCCGATCGTCTTCACGACCGCGCCGGCCTCGGCTGCGACGATCTGGTTGAGCACGCGGAAATGCGCCTGCACGAGGTCGAACGCGACAAGGTCCCCTACCCGCTCGTAGAGCTCGGTCGAGCCGCGCAGGTCGGTGAAAAGGAAGGTCAGGCTGGTGATCTTGAGCCGCTGGTCGAGATCCAGCGTGTTGGTCCGGTAGAGATCGCGAAAGGTCTGGTTGGTGAGCAGGCGCTTGGCGGTCAGGAACGGCCGCCGGCTGCCCAGCATGTGGTGCAGCGCTTCGCCGGCGATGCAGATGCTGGGCAGCGCCCGACGGTCGGTCCGGTTCTCCAGCACCAGCCGGAGCGGGCCCGGCCGCATTTCGATGGTCTGGTTGTGCGTGTGCTCGCGGTCGAAGCTGAGCGACAGGGCCTGCCGCTCCCTGGTCGGCTCGCCCTTGACGTCCAGGAATTGCGCCGAATGCGTCACCGGCTCGAAGACGATGATGAACTCGGCCGGAAGCTGGAGGGACAGCACCGCCTTCTCGCCCGGCTCGAGCTCCACGTGATCGATGGTGAACTCATCGAAGAGCGCATCGTAGGACTCGTCGGGCACGTCGATGCCGGAACCCCAGTACATCTGTCGGTAGTATTCACCGAGCGGCAGCTCGTCCGGCATGTGGGCGGCGATCCTGCGCACGCGGTGACTGACGGTGAAAGTCACC
This portion of the Mesorhizobium shangrilense genome encodes:
- a CDS encoding adenylate/guanylate cyclase domain-containing protein, yielding MSEAGDMLVLLRQFVEPAVVDAIKDLVEHGKDHQLSRINVLAFAERNGLDEEASVAAFLHAARIGMFDISWNVLCPGCGGVLDTNASLSTIRKDEYVCALCADTYRPTLDELVEVTFTVSHRVRRIAAHMPDELPLGEYYRQMYWGSGIDVPDESYDALFDEFTIDHVELEPGEKAVLSLQLPAEFIIVFEPVTHSAQFLDVKGEPTRERQALSLSFDREHTHNQTIEMRPGPLRLVLENRTDRRALPSICIAGEALHHMLGSRRPFLTAKRLLTNQTFRDLYRTNTLDLDQRLKITSLTFLFTDLRGSTELYERVGDLVAFDLVQAHFRVLNQIVAAEAGAVVKTIGDAVMATFPTPDRAVAAALRMREAMRRLNAENGSEDLLLKIGVHEGPCIAVAMNERQDYFGQTVNIASRVQGLADSQSIFVTAAVVDDARTAELLRGKALEPEVHAAMLRGIEREFQVYAIP